Proteins from a genomic interval of Capsicum annuum cultivar UCD-10X-F1 chromosome 4, UCD10Xv1.1, whole genome shotgun sequence:
- the LOC107868145 gene encoding proline-rich receptor-like protein kinase PERK1, whose translation MENSPSSSPPSPNSSSSSSPPPPSPSSPPDSSPPPSPPPPSSSSPPPSSPSPSKSDSPPPPSPESSPPPKSNSSPPPSPDKSAPPKSDSPPPASPPPTNSAPPPPSPSDSSPPSPKSSNSSPPSDTPNTQSPPPSPSSPPPPTTNTKTPPPKIASPNIPNSPPSPAFSPPVPNSPDSSLSPPGKALPPPSQDSPLNKSSGSSGSNLSSPPDHSSSTANVTIVAAIAVAGILILAVVIVCLLCNRRKKKQPYYVDPAHMPPPKGGDPYYNTATYSSPNPNTDHIVTLAPPPGVMGTPQEAHGWGPPPPPLAANTSSEFSSGYSSHVPGGGAGAGAAISPNYGGLSKIQFSYADLATATGGFSQANLLGQGGFGFVHKGVLTDGSVVAVKSLKSGSGQGEREFQAEVEIISRVHHRHLVSLVGYCIADGQRMLVYEFVPNGTLEYHLHGKGRPVMDWTLRVKIALGSAKGLAYLHEDCHPRIIHRDIKGANILLDNNYEAMVADFGLAKLTEDNNTHVSTRVMGTFGYLAPEYASSGKLTEKSDVFSFGVMLLELITGRKPLDTTNKIMEDSLVDWARPFLTKALEENNYDELADPRLEGKYDADELHRMVACAAASVRHSARRRPKMSQIVRALDGDASLEDLNEKAGKNTTNFGGASGPPTDIYDTRAYNADMMKFRQMVMTSKEFNSTEYGGTSDYGLHPSDTSSEFSSDYNHSGVHKQAK comes from the exons ATGGAaaattctccttcttcttctcctccttctccaaattcttcttcttcatcttctcctcctcctccttctccgtCTTCGCCTCCTGActcttctcctcctccttctccacctccgccttcttcttcttctcccccACCATCTTCACCTTCACCATCGAAATCTGACTCTCCTCCACCACCATCTCCTGAATCATCACCACCACCGAAATCCAATTCATCTCCTCCTCCATCCCCTGATAAATCAGCACCTCCAAAATCCGACTCTCCTCCTCCTGCATCACCACCTCCGACAAATTCAGCTCCTCCTCCGCCATCACCCTCTGATTCTTCTCCTCCGTCGCCCAAATCATCAAATTCTTCTCCTCCTTCCGATACACCTAATACACAATCACCACCACCCTCCCCCTCATCACCCCCACCACCAACCACAAACACAAAAACTCCTCCTCCCAAAATCGCCTCCCCTAACATACCAAATTCTCCTCCATCACCTGCATTCTCTCCACCAGTTCCTAATTCTCCGGATTCATCTCTATCTCCTCCTGGAAAGGCATTACCTCCACCTTCACAAGATTCACCACTGAATAAATCATCTGGCTCCTCGGGAAGCAATCTCTCGTCACCACCTGATCATTCATCATCCACCGCAAATGTGACAATAGTAGCTGCAATAGCTGTGGCAGGCATATTGATTCTAGCCGTTGTCATTGTCTGCCTATTATGTAATAGAAGGAAGAAGAAACAACCATACTATGTAGATCCCGCACATATGCCACCACCAAAAG GTGGTGATCCTTACTACAATACCGCCACTTATTCAAGCCCTAATCCCAATACCGATCACATTGTTACGTTAGCTCCACCACCAGGTGTAATGGGAACTCCTCAAGAAGCTCATGGGTGGGGCCCGCCGCCCCCACCTCTGGCTGCGAATACGAGTAGTGAATTCAGCTCAGGTTATTCAAGTCATGTCCCTGGAGGAGGGGCAGGGGCAGGGGCAGCAATATCCCCTAATTATGGTGGACTCTcaaaaattcagttcagttatgctGACTTAGCAACGGCCACAGGTGGATTTTCGCAAGCTAATTTGTTAGGCCAAGGAGGGTTTGGGTTCGTGCACAAAGGTGTTTTGACCGATGGGAGTGTTGTCGCTGTGAAGAGTTTGAAATCTGGGAGTGGACAAGGCGAACGAGAATTTCAAGCTGAAGTTGAAATTATTAGTCGAGTTCATCATAGGCATCTTGTTTCCCTTGTTGGATATTGCATTGCTGATGGACAACGTATGTTGGTCTATGAATTTGTTCCCAACGGAACTTTGGAATACCACCTTCATG GTAAAGGTCGACCTGTCATGGACTGGACACTTAGGGTTAAGATTGCTTTGGGATCAGCCAAGGGACTGGCTTACCTCCATGAAGATT GTCATCCTCGCATTATCCATCGAGACATCAAGGGTGCAAACATTTTACTTGATAACAATTATGAAGCTATG GTGGCTGATTTTGGATTGGCTAAACTTACAGAAGATAATAATACTCACGTCTCAACTCGTGTTATGGGAACTTTTGG GTACTTAGCTCCAGAATATGCATCAAGTGGCAAATTAACAGAGAAATCAGATGTGTTTTCATTTGGAGTTATGTTATTGGAACTTATAACTGGAAGAAAACCTTTGGATACTACCAATAAAATCATGGAGGACAGCCTAGTAGACTGG GCTAGACCCTTCCTTACAAAAGCACTGGAAGAGAATAACTACGATGAATTGGCAGACCCGCGACTAGAAGGAAAGTATGATGCCGATGAGCTACATCGGATGGTAGCCTGTGCTGCTGCTAGCGTTCGCCATTCTGCTAGAAGACGTCCAAAAATGAGCCAG ATTGTACGTGCCTTGGATGGTGACGCATCACTGGAGGACTTGAACGAAAAAGCTGGCAAGAACACAACTAATTTTGGCGGCGCAAGTGGGCCCCCCACGGATATCTACGACACTCGTGCCTACAATGCTGACATGATGAAATTCAGGCAAATGGTGATGACAAGCAAAGAATTCAATAGCACTGAATATGGTGGTACAAGTGATTATGGACTCCATCCTTCTGACACTAGCAGTGAGTTCAGCAGTGACTATAATCATTCTGGAGTCCACAAGCAAGCAAAATGA